GCATGGAAGGCGCTTAGGGAGGCCGGCATACAGATAAAAGGGATCGCAGGAGCTTCTGTAGGCGCTTTGAATGGGGCCCTGATGTGCATGGACGACTATGAGAAGGCGGAAGATATCTGGAAAAATATCACTTATTCCCGGGTGATGGATGTGGATGACAGCCTGATGGAACAGATCCGTGGAGTGAATTTAAAAAAGCTCAATCTGGATCTGAAGATCGTGGCGGAGCAGGCGGTCCGGATATTCCGGGACGGCGGTTTTGATGTGGCGCCTTTAAAGGCGCTGATCGGGGAGGCCGTGGACGAAGAGCGGATCAGGCGATCGGACCGGGAACTGTATGTGACTACATTTTCTGTGGATGATATGAAGGCTCAAATCATTGATGTGAAAGGGCTGCCGGATGGAGAGATATCCAATGCGCTCCTTGCAAGCGCTTATTTCCCTGCATTTAAAAATGAAAAGCTCAGCGGCAAACGTTATATAGACGGCGGGGGCTTCAACAATGTTCCGGTCAACGTGCTGATGGAGCGGGATTATAAGGACATTATCGTCATACGCATATATGGGCTTGGGTTTGATACGGAGAAGGTTGTGGAGATCCCGGAGGATGTGAAAGTAGGCCATATCGCTCCCCGTCAGGACTTGGGCGGTATCCTGGAATTCGACAAAAAACGTGCGAGAAAGAACATGCAGCTTGGATATATGGATGCAAAACGTTACCTTTACGGTCTGGCCGGACGCAGCTATTATTTTGACGCGCCTCAGTCGGAGGCATATTACTTTGACAAGATGATGTCGGAGCTGGCCCTGGTCAGCCATTATATCACACCGGAGTTAAATGAAGAAGAAGCGGCGCGGCTGAACGGATACCGGGCATTTACCGAGCAGATATTCCCTGCCATGGCCCGTGAGATGAAGCTTAAGGCTGACTGGGACTACAAAGAGCTGTACCTGGCGGTCCTGGAGGAATGGGCCAAGGAGATGCGGATGCCGCGGATGAAGGTCTATACACCGGATGAGGTGGTGCATAAAATACACTTGCGCATAAGAACTTGAGTTTCTGCACTTTGCAGCGGAGGCAGGCGGGAGATCGGACGGCATGGTTTTTGTTCCGGTTTCGGTCCTAAGAAGCTGTAAGCCCTCAGAATTTTCTTAAAGACCTGCCAGTGGAAGGGGCAACTCGCTAACGCTCAGACAACCCCTTCCGCTGTCAGAACAGAAAATCCTGAGGGCTAACATCTTCTAAAGACCTGCAAAGTCACAAAAACCATGCCGTCCGATCCCCCACCTGCCTCCGCTTCAAAATGCGGAAACTCAAGCATAAGAAAACTTGACAGTGTTTTGCCGGTATAGTAAGTTATAGGTATCAGTTTTTTAGAAAAAGACAGGACAGACGGAGGAGAGACAATTATGGATTTAAAAGGAAGACATTTTCTGACGCTCAAGGATTTTACCCCGGAAGAGATCTTATATCTTCTGGATCTGGCGGCAGAGTTAAAGAGAAAGAAAAAGGCGGGAATCCTGGTGGACAGCCATAGAGGAAAGAATGTGGCTCTGATCTTTGAAAAGACCAGCACCAGGACGCGCTGCTCCTTTGAAGTGGCAGCCCATGATCTGGGGATGGGGACCACCTATTTAGATCCCAAGAGCTCCCAGATCGGGAAAAAGGAGAGCATTGCCGACACGGCCCGTGTGCTGGGGCGTATTTATGACGGCATTGAGTACCGGGGATATGGACAGGAGATCGTGGAAGAACTGGCAAAGCATGCAGGTGTCCCGGTCTGGAACGGACTGACGAACGAATATCATCCGACCCAGATGCTGGCGGACATGCTCACCATCCGGGAGCAGCTGGGGCGTCTGACTGGCGTGAAGCTGGTATATATGGGCGATGCCCGCTACAACATGGGGAATTCCCTGATGATCACCTGCGCAAAGCTGGGCCTTCATTTTGTGGCCTGCGCTCCCAAAAAGTATTTTCCGGATGCGGCTCTTGTGAGACAGTGTGAAGAATATGCGGCAGTTTCCGGAGGCACGATCACACTGACCGAGGACGTGGCTGAGGGCACGAAGGGGGCGGATGTGATTTACACCGATGTCTGGGTATCCATGGGGGAGCCGGACGAGGTTTGGGAGGAACGGATCAGGGAGCTGAACCCATATAAGGTGACTATGGATGTAATGGACAACGCTGGGGATCAGGCTATATTCCTCCATTGCCTGCCTGCTTTCCATGACTTAAAGACCGAGATTGGCAGTGAGATGGCAAAACGGTTTGGCATAAGCGATATGGAAGTGACCGACGAGGTGTTTGAGTCGCCTAAGTCCCGGGTTTTTGACGAGGCGGAGAACCGGATGCATACCATCAAAGCCGTGATGGCGGCAACCTTAGGAGAATAAGCTATGTATGGTCAGGAAAAGAAGAAGAACCCGCGCAACACGGCGCTGATGCTGGATCTTCTGCATATTGTGGTGGGGGTCCTGGTGGTGGTCTGCGCGGTGCTGGCGTTTTTGAATCCGGAGAAGAACC
This portion of the Clostridium sp. AN503 genome encodes:
- a CDS encoding patatin-like phospholipase family protein produces the protein MKLQIDADRPYGIVLEGGGARGAYQIGAWKALREAGIQIKGIAGASVGALNGALMCMDDYEKAEDIWKNITYSRVMDVDDSLMEQIRGVNLKKLNLDLKIVAEQAVRIFRDGGFDVAPLKALIGEAVDEERIRRSDRELYVTTFSVDDMKAQIIDVKGLPDGEISNALLASAYFPAFKNEKLSGKRYIDGGGFNNVPVNVLMERDYKDIIVIRIYGLGFDTEKVVEIPEDVKVGHIAPRQDLGGILEFDKKRARKNMQLGYMDAKRYLYGLAGRSYYFDAPQSEAYYFDKMMSELALVSHYITPELNEEEAARLNGYRAFTEQIFPAMAREMKLKADWDYKELYLAVLEEWAKEMRMPRMKVYTPDEVVHKIHLRIRT
- the argF gene encoding ornithine carbamoyltransferase — protein: MDLKGRHFLTLKDFTPEEILYLLDLAAELKRKKKAGILVDSHRGKNVALIFEKTSTRTRCSFEVAAHDLGMGTTYLDPKSSQIGKKESIADTARVLGRIYDGIEYRGYGQEIVEELAKHAGVPVWNGLTNEYHPTQMLADMLTIREQLGRLTGVKLVYMGDARYNMGNSLMITCAKLGLHFVACAPKKYFPDAALVRQCEEYAAVSGGTITLTEDVAEGTKGADVIYTDVWVSMGEPDEVWEERIRELNPYKVTMDVMDNAGDQAIFLHCLPAFHDLKTEIGSEMAKRFGISDMEVTDEVFESPKSRVFDEAENRMHTIKAVMAATLGE